A single region of the Malus sylvestris chromosome 8, drMalSylv7.2, whole genome shotgun sequence genome encodes:
- the LOC126633160 gene encoding transcription initiation factor IIF subunit beta-like, whose product MGVEKRERDSTEEERGNSSSSSRMDTGRAEAPVWLMKCPVVVAKSWSSHNPSDPHPIAKVVLSFDPLRADDPSAMEFKMEMPGSAAANLPESYSLNMFKDFVPMCVFSETNQGKVSVEGKVDHKFDMKPHGTNIEEYGKLCRERTNKSMIKNRQIQMIDNDRGILMRPMPGMIGLVSSTSKDKKKTAPVKQSDMKRTRRDRGELEDIVFKLFEQKQPNWTLKQLVQETNQPAQFLKEILNELCVYNKRGTNQGTYELKPEYKKSVEDTEE is encoded by the exons ATGGGCgtcgagaagagagagagagattcgaCGGAGGAGGAGCGCGggaacagcagcagcagcagtcgGATGGATACGGGGAGGGCGGAGGCTCCGGTATGGCTGATGAAGTGCCCGGTGGTCGTCGCCAAGTCGTGGAGCTCCCACAACCCTTCCGATCCCCACCCGATCGCCAAAGTCGTCCTCTCTTTTGACCCCCTCCGCGCCGACGACCCCTCTGCCATGGAG TTCAAGATGGAGATGCCTGGCTCCGCGGCTGCAAATTTGCCAGAAAGTTATTCCTTGAATATGTTTAAAGACTTCGTTCCCATGTGCGTTTTTTCGGAAACAAATCAAG GCAAAGTTTCCGTGGAAGGTAAAGTGGATCACAAGTTTGATATGAAGCCTCACGGTACTAACATTGAGGAGTATGGGAAGCTGTGTCGTGAAAGGACAAACAAATCCATGATCAAGAACAGACAAATACag ATGATCGACAATGACCGAGGAATACTTATGAGGCCCATGCCTGGGATGATCGGTTTGGTTTCATCCACCTCAAAG GATAAGAAGAAAACGGCACCGGTTAAACAATCGGACATGAAAAGGACTAGAAGAGATCGTGGGGAACTGGAGGATATAGTGTTCAAGTTATTTGAACAAAAACAACCAAACTGGACCTTGAAGCAGCTGGTGCAAGAAACCAATCAACCTGCG CAATTCTTGAAAGAGATACTGAATGAGCTCTGCGTTTACAACAAAAGGGGAACGAACCAGGGTACTTATGAGCTCAAGCCAGAATACAAGAAATCTGTTGAGGATACTGAAGAATAA